A genomic region of Neosynechococcus sphagnicola sy1 contains the following coding sequences:
- a CDS encoding fatty acid desaturase, producing the protein MQSNTVVNLSATPASSARGSELPFRLQDLKAAIPASCFEPSIGRSLAYFFLDVSIITGLYAIAYRLDSWFFFPVFWLIQGTMFWALFVVGHDCGHGSFSKLKWLNNLIGHLAHTPILVPYHGWRISHRIHHANTGNIDTDESWYPVTETKYGQMPWYEKLFRFYLPLLAYPVYLFQRSPGKQGSHFLPQSSLFRPSEKWDVLTSSAFWLLMIGCLGALTYQYGWLFLVKYYLGPYVVFVMWLDLVTFLHHTEADIPWYRGDDWYFLKGALSTIDRDYGWINPIHHDIGTHVAHHIFLNMPHYHLKTATEAIKPILGDYYRQSSEPIWQSFFRSYWACHFVSDQGSEVYYQPQTTYQRQR; encoded by the coding sequence GTGCAATCAAACACTGTTGTCAATCTATCGGCTACTCCAGCCTCATCTGCTCGTGGGTCAGAGCTACCCTTTAGACTCCAAGATTTAAAGGCTGCTATTCCTGCTTCTTGTTTTGAACCATCGATTGGCCGATCGCTGGCTTACTTCTTTTTAGATGTTTCAATCATTACCGGACTCTATGCGATCGCCTATCGGCTGGATTCTTGGTTCTTTTTCCCAGTTTTTTGGTTGATCCAAGGAACGATGTTCTGGGCATTGTTCGTTGTCGGGCATGACTGTGGTCATGGATCTTTTTCTAAACTCAAATGGCTGAATAACTTGATTGGGCATCTTGCTCATACCCCCATCTTGGTGCCCTATCATGGGTGGCGCATTAGTCATCGGATCCATCATGCCAACACGGGCAACATTGATACGGATGAGAGCTGGTATCCCGTAACCGAGACAAAATATGGGCAAATGCCCTGGTATGAAAAGCTTTTCCGCTTTTATTTACCGCTGCTGGCTTACCCGGTTTATCTGTTTCAGCGATCGCCCGGTAAGCAAGGGTCTCATTTTCTCCCTCAAAGTTCTCTCTTTCGTCCCTCGGAAAAATGGGATGTGCTGACCAGTTCTGCCTTCTGGTTGCTGATGATTGGTTGCTTAGGTGCTTTAACCTACCAGTATGGCTGGCTATTTCTGGTGAAGTATTATCTGGGGCCTTACGTGGTGTTTGTCATGTGGCTAGATTTGGTCACCTTTTTGCACCACACCGAAGCAGATATTCCCTGGTATCGCGGGGATGATTGGTATTTTCTCAAAGGTGCTTTATCGACGATCGATCGCGACTATGGCTGGATCAACCCGATTCACCATGATATTGGCACCCATGTAGCGCACCATATTTTCTTGAATATGCCCCATTATCATTTGAAAACTGCAACCGAGGCCATTAAGCCAATTTTGGGCGATTATTACCGCCAGTCCAGTGAACCCATTTGGCAGAGCTTTTTCCGTTCGTATTGGGCCTGCCATTTCGTCTCTGATCAGGGTTCTGAGGTTTACTATCAGCCCCAGACCACCTATCAACGACAGCGCTAA
- the aroC gene encoding chorismate synthase yields the protein MGNTFGHFFRITTFGESHGGGIGVVIDGCPPRLEISATEIQAELDRRRPGQSKITTPRKEADSCEILSGVFEGKTLGTPIALLVRNQDTRSQDYDEMAEKFRPSHADATYEAKYGIRNWQGGGRSSARETIGRVAAGAIAKKILSQVAGVEIVGYVKRIKDLEGVVDPATVTLEQVEANIVRCPDPDCAHRMIELIDQVRREGDSIGGVVECVARNVPKGLGVPVFDKLEADLAKGVMSLPASKGFEIGSGFAGTLLTGSEHNDEFYIDDAGEIRTVTNRSGGIQGGIANGEAIIIRVAFKPTATIRKEQRTVTATGEETTLAAKGRHDPCVLPRAVPMVEAMMALVLCDHLLRHQGQCRVL from the coding sequence ATGGGCAATACCTTTGGTCATTTCTTCCGGATTACAACCTTCGGCGAGTCCCATGGGGGCGGCATTGGGGTTGTGATTGATGGTTGCCCTCCCCGTTTGGAGATTTCTGCGACTGAAATTCAGGCTGAGTTAGATCGTCGCCGTCCGGGGCAAAGTAAAATCACCACTCCCCGGAAGGAAGCTGATAGCTGTGAAATTTTGTCGGGGGTGTTTGAAGGCAAAACCCTGGGAACTCCGATTGCCCTGTTGGTTCGCAATCAAGATACTCGTTCTCAAGACTACGACGAAATGGCTGAGAAGTTTCGTCCCTCCCATGCCGATGCCACCTATGAAGCCAAGTATGGCATTCGCAATTGGCAAGGTGGGGGGCGATCTTCAGCGCGAGAAACCATTGGTCGGGTTGCTGCTGGGGCGATCGCCAAAAAGATTTTATCCCAGGTCGCTGGGGTGGAAATTGTCGGCTATGTCAAACGCATCAAGGACTTAGAAGGTGTTGTCGATCCTGCAACCGTGACCCTAGAGCAGGTCGAGGCCAACATCGTTCGTTGCCCTGACCCGGACTGTGCCCATCGCATGATTGAGTTGATCGATCAGGTGCGCCGGGAGGGGGATTCCATTGGCGGGGTGGTGGAGTGTGTCGCCCGGAATGTGCCTAAAGGCTTGGGAGTCCCTGTTTTTGACAAATTGGAAGCTGACCTTGCGAAGGGAGTGATGTCATTACCCGCCAGTAAGGGATTTGAAATTGGCTCAGGATTTGCCGGTACCTTGCTCACGGGCAGCGAACACAACGATGAGTTTTATATCGATGATGCCGGCGAGATTCGCACTGTCACCAATCGTTCGGGGGGGATTCAGGGGGGTATTGCCAACGGCGAAGCAATTATCATTCGGGTTGCCTTTAAGCCCACGGCCACCATTCGTAAAGAACAACGAACGGTCACCGCAACGGGAGAAGAGACTACCTTAGCCGCCAAAGGGCGTCATGACCCC